Proteins encoded within one genomic window of Methanosarcina barkeri str. Wiesmoor:
- a CDS encoding coenzyme F420-0:L-glutamate ligase, with protein MKFEAIAVENIPLIHTGDDLPSIICKNLELQDRDIVIVASTIVAKAEGKVFRLEDITPGKVALEMASRNGKDARFIQAVLSLSREVLVEKPFMLVTTLAGHTCVNAGIDESNIEDGFLLYPPENSDASASRLGQELETLSGKKLSVIVTDTNGRAFKIGQTGAAIGIYKIKPVKHWIGEKDLFGKVLEVAEEAIADELAGAANLLMGEGAGGTPVVVIRGFDYYCEEETFIKEMYRPEEMDVIKKGLRCLQKRVE; from the coding sequence TTGAAATTCGAAGCCATAGCCGTTGAGAATATTCCCCTTATACATACTGGGGACGACCTGCCCTCTATCATCTGTAAGAATCTAGAACTTCAGGACAGGGACATTGTTATCGTTGCCTCGACCATCGTTGCTAAAGCTGAAGGGAAGGTCTTCAGGCTAGAGGACATTACTCCAGGGAAAGTGGCACTTGAGATGGCATCCCGAAACGGAAAAGATGCGAGGTTTATCCAGGCTGTACTTTCCCTGAGTAGGGAAGTGCTTGTGGAAAAACCATTTATGCTTGTGACAACTCTCGCAGGGCATACATGCGTAAATGCAGGAATTGATGAGTCAAATATTGAAGACGGATTTCTGCTTTATCCTCCTGAAAATTCAGATGCCAGTGCCTCAAGGCTCGGGCAGGAGCTCGAAACGTTGAGCGGGAAAAAGTTAAGTGTCATTGTCACAGACACAAACGGGAGGGCTTTTAAAATAGGACAGACAGGTGCTGCCATAGGAATTTACAAGATAAAACCTGTAAAGCACTGGATTGGAGAAAAAGATCTCTTTGGAAAAGTCCTTGAAGTTGCAGAGGAAGCAATTGCCGATGAACTTGCAGGTGCCGCAAACCTTCTGATGGGCGAAGGGGCAGGTGGAACTCCCGTAGTTGTAATTCGGGGTTTTGATTATTATTGTGAAGAGGAGACCTTTATAAAGGAAATGTACCGTCCTGAAGAAATGGATGTTATTAAAAAAGGTCTTCGCTGCCTTCAAAAAAGAGTTGAATAA
- a CDS encoding cupin domain-containing protein, giving the protein MSEELKARVLRIGTLIEYQDGAVVSREIIRKDTGTVTIFAFDKGEGLSEHTAPFDAMVQIIDGKAEITISGNKNILEKGDMIVMPASEPHSLHALEKFKMVLTMIRS; this is encoded by the coding sequence ATGTCAGAAGAATTAAAAGCCAGAGTATTAAGAATAGGTACTTTGATTGAATACCAAGATGGAGCTGTTGTAAGCAGAGAGATTATCCGTAAGGATACAGGGACGGTGACTATATTTGCCTTCGATAAAGGTGAGGGACTAAGCGAGCATACTGCCCCTTTTGACGCCATGGTTCAGATAATAGATGGAAAGGCAGAGATCACAATTTCTGGAAATAAAAATATTCTGGAAAAAGGGGATATGATAGTAATGCCTGCCAGCGAGCCCCATTCACTTCATGCCCTGGAAAAGTTCAAAATGGTTCTAACTATGATCCGCTCTTAA
- a CDS encoding cytidine/deoxycytidylate deaminase family protein: MTDRPSLDEYFLEIAFVVGKRATCLRKNVGAVIVKDKRILSTGYNGAPSGMDHCLEIGCIRDLEKIPSGTRQEKCRAVHAEQNAIIQAAIHGVSIAGATIYCTHQPCILCAKMLINSNIKRVVYANLYPDNDSLEFFRDAGVEAEYIPFELKSETSNEN; encoded by the coding sequence ATGACAGACAGACCTTCACTTGATGAATACTTCCTCGAAATCGCCTTCGTAGTAGGCAAACGGGCTACCTGCCTTCGAAAGAACGTAGGAGCTGTGATCGTTAAGGATAAACGCATTCTTTCAACCGGATATAACGGGGCACCCAGCGGCATGGACCACTGTCTTGAAATAGGGTGTATCAGGGATCTGGAAAAGATCCCTTCAGGTACAAGACAGGAAAAGTGCAGGGCAGTGCATGCAGAACAGAATGCAATTATCCAGGCCGCAATCCATGGGGTAAGCATAGCAGGAGCAACCATCTACTGTACACACCAGCCCTGTATCCTTTGCGCGAAAATGCTTATCAACTCGAACATCAAAAGAGTAGTATACGCAAATCTCTATCCTGACAACGATTCACTTGAGTTTTTCAGGGACGCGGGTGTGGAAGCGGAATATATACCCTTTGAGCTAAAAAGCGAGACTTCAAACGAGAACTGA
- a CDS encoding protein translocase subunit SecF — protein sequence MATGLADILDNFVKNHDNRQLLALPLAILAVSLVILLVSLVSSGSPVKLGMDFQGGTQISIETTDSPAVLENTYSSYPLTNVRQTGSRVIMQFGIMDDEQQRQLEKDITSHNYSNVQIQQVGPIYGKTLQIQALQALGISFIGMGIVVFLLFRTFVPSLAVILSAFSDIAIAAAFMRVVGIELSLGTLAALLMLIGYSVDSDILLTNRVLKRRGMVKEKVSKAMHTGITMTTTTLTALAAMYIVSTFSYVIIPSFTQISLLSQISIVLIAGLIADMMNTWLLNTGILRWYAMKPEFRGRYNR from the coding sequence ATGGCAACAGGTTTGGCCGATATTTTAGATAACTTCGTGAAAAATCACGACAACCGCCAGTTGCTGGCCCTCCCCCTTGCGATACTCGCAGTTTCTTTAGTAATACTGCTAGTTTCTCTTGTGAGTAGCGGATCGCCGGTAAAACTGGGAATGGATTTCCAGGGCGGCACTCAGATTTCGATAGAAACGACTGATTCTCCTGCTGTACTTGAAAATACGTATTCTTCTTACCCTCTCACTAATGTCCGGCAAACCGGAAGCAGGGTTATCATGCAGTTTGGGATCATGGATGATGAGCAGCAGCGTCAGCTTGAAAAGGATATTACGAGTCACAACTATTCCAATGTGCAGATTCAGCAAGTTGGGCCTATTTACGGCAAGACTCTGCAGATACAGGCTCTACAGGCCCTAGGTATTTCCTTTATAGGAATGGGAATTGTGGTATTCCTGCTCTTCAGGACCTTTGTTCCTTCCCTTGCAGTGATACTTTCTGCATTTTCAGATATTGCCATTGCAGCTGCTTTCATGAGGGTTGTAGGGATCGAACTTTCCCTGGGAACACTTGCGGCTCTGCTTATGCTTATCGGTTATTCTGTAGACAGTGATATCCTGCTCACAAACAGAGTACTTAAACGCCGGGGCATGGTAAAAGAGAAAGTTTCCAAGGCTATGCATACAGGTATCACCATGACTACTACAACCCTTACAGCGCTTGCAGCCATGTACATAGTCTCGACTTTCTCCTATGTGATCATTCCTTCATTCACACAGATTTCTCTGCTTTCGCAGATCTCAATTGTGCTGATTGCGGGACTTATTGCAGACATGATGAATACCTGGCTCTTGAATACGGGAATCTTACGATGGTATGCGATGAAACCCGAATTCAGAGGGAGGTATAACAGATGA
- a CDS encoding preprotein translocase subunit SecD, whose product MSDKKSLLKNPRVIIFIIILLGSIVAIHPGYTPGKGTTSNLNFGLDLEGGSWLQIQLEGALVQVDVDSGKLVSGIVEPIIGAPIEITKNNLDVGGSVNKSVTFTTSGTVSASQLEYLGTVSVDKLSGSTTQVTISDTSKESLIQSYLSKALDAEVLAKGTEDGTVYEIRTAVTEQQLESLLEKVGGSIHKNEDGTSTYEEGVSTDTRDLTKEILSDKLNSLGIKDIPVRTVGDKYILIDFAGIDLATAKEIAEKPGKFEIRIQTTGNETEHVLYGDSIVSVGVPSFHDEQWHTPFTLDDDGARTLQKVALETGAIDDPDSHYLKMYLDGVEIYGAPLSYSAAEKLRDAPIYSWEASTGTDDAAKTEAKALQVHLRAGALPVNVELVGSGHVDAGLGAQFKSAALIIGLISLIGVAAVVYFKYRRSEILIPMVGTSASEVIMILGVAALIGWQLDLASIAGVIATIGTGIDHLVIITDEVLAEGKLPPTRVFKSRITKAFTIILGAATTNIIALSPLVVMGFGTLKGFAITTIIGVLIGVIIARPVYGIVIKELLHVDENGTASITE is encoded by the coding sequence ATGAGCGACAAAAAAAGCCTTCTTAAAAATCCAAGAGTCATTATCTTTATTATAATCCTTCTTGGCTCTATAGTGGCCATTCACCCAGGCTATACCCCCGGAAAAGGGACAACTTCTAATCTTAATTTTGGTCTTGATCTGGAAGGCGGATCCTGGCTCCAGATACAACTGGAAGGAGCACTTGTCCAGGTAGATGTAGATTCCGGAAAATTAGTTAGCGGAATTGTAGAGCCTATAATTGGAGCCCCTATTGAGATCACGAAAAATAACCTTGATGTTGGGGGCTCTGTCAATAAATCTGTCACCTTTACAACATCTGGGACTGTCAGCGCATCTCAGCTTGAGTATCTTGGCACGGTAAGCGTGGACAAGCTAAGTGGAAGCACAACTCAGGTAACTATCTCTGATACCAGTAAGGAAAGTCTCATCCAGTCTTACCTATCAAAAGCCCTTGATGCAGAAGTACTTGCCAAGGGTACTGAGGACGGAACTGTCTATGAAATCAGGACCGCAGTCACTGAACAACAGCTTGAGTCTCTACTAGAAAAGGTTGGAGGTTCGATCCACAAGAACGAAGATGGGACTTCAACTTATGAAGAAGGAGTAAGCACCGATACCAGAGACCTGACAAAGGAGATCCTCAGTGATAAGCTGAACTCTCTGGGTATCAAAGATATTCCTGTAAGAACCGTAGGGGACAAATACATCCTTATTGATTTTGCAGGCATTGACTTGGCAACTGCCAAAGAAATAGCTGAAAAACCTGGAAAGTTTGAGATTCGGATTCAGACAACTGGAAATGAAACCGAACATGTCCTTTACGGCGATTCAATTGTAAGTGTGGGGGTCCCAAGCTTCCATGATGAACAGTGGCATACTCCTTTCACTCTGGATGATGATGGAGCTCGGACACTCCAGAAAGTTGCACTTGAAACCGGAGCAATTGATGATCCGGATTCCCATTACTTGAAGATGTACCTTGATGGAGTTGAAATCTATGGAGCTCCTTTGAGTTATTCTGCAGCTGAAAAACTGCGAGACGCTCCTATATATTCTTGGGAAGCTTCCACGGGTACAGATGATGCTGCAAAAACCGAAGCTAAAGCACTTCAGGTTCACCTTCGAGCAGGGGCTCTTCCTGTCAATGTAGAACTTGTAGGTTCAGGACATGTGGACGCAGGTCTCGGAGCGCAGTTCAAAAGTGCAGCTCTGATTATAGGTTTGATTTCCCTTATTGGGGTGGCAGCTGTGGTTTACTTCAAGTACAGAAGGTCTGAAATCCTGATACCTATGGTCGGAACTTCTGCCAGTGAAGTTATCATGATCCTCGGAGTTGCAGCACTGATAGGATGGCAGCTTGACCTAGCATCAATTGCAGGTGTTATAGCTACCATAGGTACTGGGATTGACCACCTTGTGATTATCACAGACGAGGTGCTTGCTGAAGGCAAACTCCCTCCAACAAGGGTCTTTAAGTCCAGGATAACAAAGGCTTTTACAATCATTTTAGGGGCAGCCACTACAAACATAATTGCCCTGTCCCCTCTGGTCGTAATGGGCTTTGGTACTTTGAAGGGCTTTGCAATTACTACCATCATTGGTGTCTTAATTGGTGTGATTATCGCCAGGCCGGTTTATGGTATAGTAATCAAGGAACTTCTGCACGTAGATGAAAACGGAACCGCAAGTATAACTGAATAA
- a CDS encoding AAA family ATPase yields MQDLWTLKYRAGTLKEMLGNEHAVATLSELAQSGTLPHLIFYGPENSGKTTAALALARQLYGRTWKNNFAYFNASDFFDQGKRYLVRDKRFVRFLGTDDPKKIYKSVIDIFKEIINEYAGIASLDADYKLIYIDNAESLNSDAQHALRRIMEKYSATCRFILSTTKPSKLIAPLRSRGLQIFFTYVPDSVLKTHLKKIGCAEKLQLSEGAFDAILYSAKGNVAKAVQTLQLASLVAHGSVITEEMVYEATLGRDENIDNLLSAALAGDFPRGRKLLDEMIVGKGLLGVEILEGLSEALADSGETDTDIARIIVKISEVDARLKDAANEKIQLEKLISSLS; encoded by the coding sequence ATGCAGGATCTCTGGACTTTAAAATACAGGGCAGGTACCCTGAAGGAAATGCTTGGAAACGAGCATGCTGTAGCTACGCTTTCCGAACTTGCCCAGTCCGGGACTCTTCCCCATCTTATTTTCTACGGCCCTGAAAATTCCGGAAAAACAACAGCAGCTCTTGCTCTTGCCAGACAACTCTATGGGCGTACCTGGAAAAACAATTTTGCATACTTCAATGCTTCTGATTTTTTTGACCAGGGAAAGCGCTATCTCGTCCGAGACAAGCGTTTCGTGCGTTTTCTGGGCACCGATGACCCAAAGAAAATCTATAAAAGTGTAATCGATATTTTCAAGGAAATTATCAATGAGTATGCTGGAATAGCTTCGCTTGATGCCGATTATAAATTGATTTATATTGACAATGCTGAGTCCCTGAATTCTGATGCGCAACATGCTCTAAGGCGAATTATGGAAAAGTACAGTGCAACATGCAGGTTTATTCTTTCCACTACCAAACCTTCCAAACTTATTGCTCCGCTTCGCTCAAGAGGTCTTCAAATTTTTTTCACATATGTTCCAGACTCGGTTTTGAAAACTCATCTTAAGAAAATCGGATGTGCTGAAAAGTTGCAGCTTTCGGAAGGTGCATTTGATGCAATCCTTTATTCTGCAAAGGGAAATGTTGCAAAGGCGGTGCAGACTCTACAGCTTGCTTCTTTAGTTGCACATGGTTCAGTCATTACTGAAGAGATGGTGTATGAGGCTACTCTGGGCAGGGATGAAAATATTGACAATTTGCTTTCTGCGGCTCTTGCTGGAGATTTTCCTCGAGGAAGGAAGCTCCTCGATGAGATGATAGTTGGGAAAGGGCTTTTAGGGGTTGAGATTCTTGAAGGGCTTTCCGAAGCTCTCGCAGATTCGGGAGAAACGGATACAGACATTGCTCGGATTATTGTGAAAATTTCCGAAGTCGATGCCCGTCTTAAGGATGCTGCCAATGAGAAAATTCAGCTTGAGAAACTGATCTCTTCTCTTTCCTAA
- a CDS encoding efflux RND transporter permease subunit, whose protein sequence is MAEKSIIAEVFDILFIFVLAFACVVIPTELQGAVLVSWEEGGSGIGFVWDPVGFFGLLLVIVAFFVVILYHSVKHYKY, encoded by the coding sequence ATGGCAGAAAAGAGCATTATTGCAGAAGTCTTTGACATTTTATTTATCTTCGTTCTTGCCTTTGCCTGTGTGGTAATTCCTACAGAACTCCAGGGAGCAGTACTCGTTTCCTGGGAAGAAGGAGGATCTGGGATAGGCTTTGTCTGGGACCCTGTTGGTTTCTTCGGCCTCTTGCTGGTAATAGTTGCTTTCTTTGTTGTGATTCTGTATCACTCAGTAAAGCACTATAAATACTGA
- a CDS encoding APC family permease, with the protein MSEHESASLVKTLRPFHVWALGVGIVLVGEYMGWNFTVAKGGVLGSLLAMLVAGTMYVIISLCASELGSATKLAGGPYDWARLFIGPGAAASVGLAVYMEYIALEAADAIVVASISQSIFPELQVYPVTLLVIALLTFINYRGVVAALTLNFVLTMIAFIAILAFFFSTAFGIGDIHPEYLLQGALPNGMIGLFAALQFGPWFYLGIEGAAMCAEECKHPSRAVPLGQQAGMITLLIGAAMTLYLCSVLIPADLLGVSVYPLFEAAQNSGIFIFVALLGLGTFLTCVASANGCVCDSSRSWFALSRDNYVSSWFSAVHPKYNTPYRAVIFTVPVAIGFAFSGYLDQVITFSIVSGLLCYVLIPFSLIRFRKLFPETTSKVRPFVGPLQPYIAYFAIAIAITILSTLFWGYKYNLIFAFVFYGIAYFYFSHKHKKSNIENNWAEMGWPLPKGSGNKRIKKEATGIGDE; encoded by the coding sequence ATGTCTGAACATGAGTCTGCCAGCTTAGTGAAAACTCTGAGGCCTTTCCATGTATGGGCTCTAGGAGTTGGTATCGTGCTGGTCGGAGAATACATGGGCTGGAACTTTACCGTTGCAAAAGGAGGCGTTCTAGGGTCTTTGCTTGCCATGCTGGTTGCAGGAACAATGTATGTCATAATTTCTCTCTGTGCTAGTGAACTTGGGTCAGCAACCAAACTTGCAGGAGGGCCTTATGACTGGGCAAGATTATTTATCGGGCCCGGGGCAGCTGCCAGCGTGGGACTTGCGGTATATATGGAGTACATAGCCCTTGAAGCAGCAGATGCTATTGTTGTTGCATCCATTTCGCAGAGTATCTTCCCGGAGCTACAGGTTTATCCGGTAACTCTGCTTGTTATTGCACTTCTGACTTTCATTAATTACCGTGGCGTTGTTGCAGCATTGACTCTGAACTTTGTTCTAACCATGATCGCTTTCATTGCAATATTGGCCTTCTTCTTTTCAACTGCCTTTGGAATAGGGGATATTCACCCTGAGTACCTTTTACAGGGCGCTCTACCAAACGGCATGATAGGACTCTTTGCAGCTTTACAATTCGGTCCATGGTTCTACTTAGGGATAGAAGGAGCAGCAATGTGCGCAGAAGAGTGCAAACACCCATCAAGGGCAGTACCTCTTGGACAGCAAGCTGGGATGATTACTCTGCTCATAGGAGCGGCAATGACCCTCTACTTATGTTCAGTACTGATCCCTGCCGATCTACTTGGAGTTTCAGTGTATCCGCTTTTTGAGGCTGCACAGAACAGTGGGATCTTTATCTTTGTTGCCCTGCTAGGGCTTGGAACATTTCTGACATGTGTTGCCAGTGCAAACGGCTGCGTTTGTGACTCCTCACGCTCCTGGTTTGCTCTCTCAAGAGACAATTACGTGTCATCCTGGTTCTCAGCAGTGCATCCGAAGTATAACACTCCATACAGAGCAGTAATCTTCACGGTGCCGGTTGCAATCGGCTTTGCATTCAGTGGCTATCTTGACCAGGTAATTACCTTCTCAATTGTTTCGGGGCTGCTCTGCTACGTGTTGATTCCTTTCTCCCTGATACGCTTCAGGAAACTCTTCCCGGAGACCACAAGTAAAGTCAGACCTTTTGTGGGCCCTCTTCAGCCATATATTGCCTACTTTGCGATTGCAATTGCAATTACGATTCTTTCAACGCTGTTCTGGGGCTACAAGTACAACCTGATCTTCGCCTTTGTATTCTACGGTATTGCGTACTTCTATTTCAGCCACAAACACAAGAAATCAAACATTGAAAATAACTGGGCTGAAATGGGCTGGCCCTTACCCAAAGGCTCGGGAAATAAAAGGATCAAGAAGGAGGCGACGGGCATTGGAGACGAATGA
- a CDS encoding methyltransferase cognate corrinoid protein, with translation MANQEIFDKLRDAIVNQNVAGIAQLTQKALDAGIPALDIITKGLSVGMKIVGDKFEAAEVFLPQIMMSAKAMNNAMELLTPELEKNKKEGEETGLAITFVAEGDIHDIGHRLVTTMLGANGFQILDLGIDVLNETIVEEAAKHKGEKVLLVGSALMTTSMLGQKDLMDRLNEEKLRDNVKCMFGGAPVSDKWIEEIGADATAENAAEAAKVALEVMK, from the coding sequence ATGGCAAACCAGGAAATATTTGACAAGTTACGCGACGCGATCGTAAATCAAAACGTTGCAGGCATTGCGCAACTAACCCAGAAAGCCCTCGATGCAGGAATTCCGGCACTTGATATTATTACAAAGGGTCTTTCCGTTGGAATGAAAATTGTCGGTGACAAGTTCGAAGCCGCTGAGGTATTTCTGCCCCAGATTATGATGTCTGCAAAAGCAATGAACAATGCAATGGAACTTCTCACCCCCGAACTTGAAAAGAACAAAAAGGAAGGAGAAGAAACAGGTCTTGCAATCACTTTTGTTGCAGAAGGAGACATTCACGACATTGGTCACAGGCTTGTTACCACCATGCTCGGGGCAAACGGGTTCCAGATTCTTGACCTCGGGATTGACGTTCTTAATGAAACCATTGTAGAAGAAGCTGCAAAGCACAAGGGAGAAAAAGTCCTCTTAGTAGGCTCTGCCCTTATGACCACCTCCATGCTTGGCCAGAAAGACCTTATGGACAGGCTCAATGAAGAAAAACTCAGAGACAATGTAAAGTGCATGTTCGGAGGAGCACCAGTATCTGATAAATGGATCGAAGAAATCGGAGCTGATGCAACTGCAGAAAACGCTGCAGAAGCCGCAAAAGTAGCACTTGAAGTTATGAAATAA
- a CDS encoding methyltransferase cognate corrinoid protein — MANQEIFDKLRDAIVNQNIAGTAQLCKEALDAGIPALDIITKGLSVGMKIVGDKFEAAEIFLPQIMMSGKAMSNAMEVLTPELEKTKKEGEEAGLAITFVAEGDIHDIGHRLVTTMLGANGFQIVDLGVDVLNENVVEEAAKHKGDKVLLVGSALMTTSMLGQKDLMDRLNEEKLRDDVKCMFGGAPVSDKWIEEIGADATAENAAEAAKVALEVMK, encoded by the coding sequence ATGGCAAACCAGGAAATATTTGACAAGTTACGCGACGCAATCGTAAATCAAAACATTGCAGGTACTGCACAGCTATGCAAGGAGGCCCTTGATGCAGGAATTCCGGCACTTGATATTATTACAAAGGGTCTTTCCGTTGGAATGAAAATTGTCGGTGACAAGTTCGAAGCCGCCGAGATTTTCCTGCCTCAGATCATGATGTCTGGAAAAGCGATGAGTAATGCAATGGAAGTCCTTACCCCTGAACTTGAAAAGACCAAGAAAGAAGGAGAAGAAGCAGGACTCGCCATCACCTTTGTTGCAGAAGGGGATATCCACGACATTGGTCACAGGCTTGTTACCACAATGCTTGGAGCAAATGGGTTCCAGATCGTTGACCTGGGAGTTGATGTGCTTAATGAAAACGTCGTAGAAGAAGCTGCAAAGCACAAAGGAGATAAAGTCCTCTTAGTAGGCTCTGCCCTTATGACCACCTCCATGCTCGGCCAGAAAGACCTTATGGACAGGCTCAATGAAGAAAAACTCAGGGACGATGTAAAGTGCATGTTCGGAGGAGCACCAGTATCTGATAAATGGATCGAAGAAATCGGAGCTGATGCAACTGCAGAAAACGCTGCAGAAGCCGCAAAAGTCGCACTAGAGGTTATGAAATAA
- the mtbA gene encoding methylcobamide:CoM methyltransferase MtbA: protein MAEYTPKERLYRALRKQQVDRMPAVCFTQTATVEQMEACGAYWPEAHSDAEKMATLAEAAHTVVGFEAVRVPFDITAEAEFFGCGIKAGDLKQQPSVIKPSVKNLEDLEKLKNYNLKEGRIAVVLEAVKILSEKYGKEIPIIGSMIGPFSLAQHINGDAWFGNLFTGEEIVPALLDFCSDFNVAYAKAMVENGADTIAIIDPTASYELIGGEFYEKYALPYQKKIVDAMKELDVATVLHICGNTTNGLGIMDKTGVNGISVDQKVDIKTATGNVKNALIVGNLDPVAVLWNGTPEEIAEVSKKVLDAGVGLLTVGCGTVSMTPTVNLQKMIECAKSHTY, encoded by the coding sequence ATGGCAGAATATACCCCAAAAGAAAGATTGTACCGTGCATTAAGGAAACAGCAGGTGGACAGGATGCCAGCTGTTTGTTTCACTCAGACTGCAACTGTCGAACAGATGGAAGCTTGCGGAGCCTACTGGCCAGAAGCCCATTCCGACGCAGAGAAAATGGCGACTCTCGCGGAAGCGGCACACACGGTAGTAGGTTTTGAAGCTGTGAGAGTTCCCTTTGACATCACAGCTGAAGCCGAATTTTTTGGCTGCGGAATAAAGGCTGGCGACCTGAAGCAGCAGCCGTCAGTGATCAAACCCAGTGTTAAGAACCTGGAAGATCTGGAGAAATTAAAGAATTACAACCTCAAAGAAGGAAGAATTGCAGTAGTCCTTGAAGCCGTCAAGATTCTCTCCGAAAAATACGGAAAAGAGATCCCGATTATAGGGTCCATGATAGGTCCTTTCTCTCTTGCCCAGCATATTAACGGAGATGCCTGGTTTGGAAACCTTTTCACAGGAGAAGAGATTGTCCCCGCACTTCTGGACTTCTGCTCGGACTTCAATGTAGCATATGCAAAAGCAATGGTTGAAAACGGTGCAGACACCATAGCCATCATTGACCCGACAGCAAGCTATGAGCTTATTGGTGGAGAGTTTTACGAAAAGTATGCCCTGCCCTATCAGAAGAAGATAGTTGACGCAATGAAGGAACTTGATGTGGCTACAGTGCTTCACATTTGCGGAAACACAACCAACGGCCTTGGAATTATGGACAAGACCGGAGTAAACGGGATCAGCGTAGACCAGAAAGTAGACATCAAGACCGCAACTGGTAATGTGAAAAACGCACTCATTGTTGGAAACCTTGACCCTGTAGCCGTGCTCTGGAACGGAACTCCTGAGGAAATTGCAGAAGTCTCAAAGAAGGTCCTTGACGCAGGCGTTGGGTTACTCACCGTTGGCTGCGGGACTGTCAGTATGACCCCAACAGTCAATCTCCAGAAGATGATTGAGTGCGCAAAAAGCCACACATACTAA